The Limosilactobacillus panis DNA segment ATCAATTTACTTCCCTCATTGGTCTATCTAAACTCACCAAGTTGGTGAATTATCGCCGGAATTCAGAAATCAGCTTGATGAAGGTCATTGAATGGCTGCTCACGACAAAGTTCCTGGGGCGCTCGCTTTATCGAGCCCATGAAACACCTAACTTTACCAGTCGCACCGTCAGAAATAATTTGAACGATGGCCGGATCAATTGGCAACGCTTGATTTGTCAAGTTGGGAGTCATTTAATCAAGCATTTACGACCGTTTATTGACCGCCGGCGGCGGTTAGCATTGATCATTGACGATACACTCTTTTCCCGTGAGTACGCCACCCAAACCGAATTACTAGCGCGAGTCTTTGACCATGACAAACAGTTATATATTAAGGGATACCGGGCTTTAACTTTGGGTTGGAGTGACGCCAATACATTCTTACCGATCAACTTTGCATTAATGTCTTCCAAGAAGCCACAAAACGTCCTTGGAAAATCAGCTAAAACAACCGATCAACGAACAATTGCTGGCCGGAGACGTCGCCAAGCACAGCAAAAAATGAACCTCGTTTCATTGCAGCTTGTCAAGCAAGCCCTCGCAAATGGCGTTCTAGCTGACTATGTGTTATTTGATAGCTGGTATAGCTCACCAAAAATGTTCTATGAATTAACCAAGTTGGGATTAAACGGCGTGGGCATGCTTAAACGGTCCAGCAAAATTTACTATCAATATCGCGGACGGCAATATTCAGTTAAAGCATTATACAAGCGACTGCAGGCCTCAAAATATCAACCCAAGCAAGCTTATCAATACAGCTGCTTTGTCGAAGCGCACGTCGGGAACCAAAAATTCAAGCTTCGCTTGGTATTTGTGGCTAATCGGGCCCGTCAAGATGACTACCTAGTACTGGCAACGACTCAGTTAGGCCTTCAGCCACAAGCGATCATTCAACTATACGCCCGAAGATGGCAAATTGAGAATTACTTTAAAGTTGCCAAGCAATACTTGCGGCTCGACAAATCACAAGTTCAAAATTATGACGGGCTTTGTGGCCATTTAGCAATTGTCATGATGACTTATGACCTATTAGCTTGGCAGGAACGGCAAAATCAGGATGATCGCACCATTGGGGATTTATTCTTTATAATGAACGAAGCCATGCCAGATATTGAGTTGTCTCAAGCACTGGTATGGCTTCTAAATTCGTTAAAAACGATTATTAATCATGAAGTTTATGCAAGAAGAGCCCAAATTATTCAGATGATGAATCAGTTCTTCACATTTTTGCCGAAACGGTTAGTTTCGCTGTTAACAGCAAGCTAAATGGTTAAATTAATTAAAATATGCCCTGTGATACCAAGGGATCAGTCTGTCTTCATACTTTCAAGTTTCAGTTAGTGTCGTGATCCGGCCCTGCCGGGTTGAGAAGTAGTAAGTCAGCCCAAAGAATGCGGCCGAATAAATTAGCAGCCCCACAGCATTACTACCTGCTGACAGATGCGGGGCAATTCCAATAGTGTAAGGAACCGTTGCTGTTCGGGGAGTTGCAAATAGTGGCCCCAATGTTGCATGGATAAGAATTAAGAAAATTAATGCATAGCGGCGATCAATTGGCTGTGCCAAGTCATAAATTCCGTTAGCGCGGGTGATGCTAATTGCTAGCAAGGCCATGAGTGGGATCAGGACTCCCAAAATCAGAAAGCCACTACTCGCACTTAACCAATGCGCCCCGGCCATTTGACCTAGGTGAACTGGGAAAATTAGATTTCCGGCGCCAAAAAGCATTCCAAAAATTAGTGAAGCAGCAATAATGGTACGTTTAAAACTTAACTTACTATCATTCATAGTGATCATTCCTTTACGATAATTTAACCCAAAACCAGTAAAAAAAAGCGTCCTTTTTAAGCATGTGCTTAAAAAGGACGCTTGCGCGTGCTACCACCTTTATTCGTGTCACTATCATTAGTGGCACCTCACCCCGTACGTGAAAAATCAGATACGATGGCGCTGTAACGGGCGCACCCGACTAAAACTCACAAATATCGCCTCAGTCACTCATAGGCTACTTTCATTATCCGCTCATTCACCTAAATCTCACTAACATAGGTTCGCTGTGCAATGATGAGGAAAACTACTCTCCTATTCTTTGCGTTTTCAACTGGTTTTGATGTTGAAAATAATATAAGACGATTGTAATCGGTTGTCAATAGTTTTATTAGAAAATGATTATAAATCAATAAAAACTTGGTTGCCATTAACCCTGCTGGACAGCCAATATGAGTGCAAAAATATTAGTTTGCTGTCTACTTTATCATTGCTTTCTAATATAATAAATGCCGCAGCTTATTCAGATAACTTGACGTTCATCAATTTAATTCTATGCCATTATCCTTACACTTTAAAAGTGAAGGAGGGAAAGCTATGGTTAAGATTCAACTGTTTTTCACCCGGCAACGACGTGTAATCGTTGTCCTGATAACTGCTCTGCTGGTGCTTGCGGAAGTAGTGCGCTGGAGCGGGCAACTAGCAGTGGCCTACCAAATTACTATGGCTGTGGCTGGCGTCATTGGCTTGCTGCCAATCTTACTAACGGCAATTTCGTCATTACAGGTACGACTGATTTCCATCGATGTCCTGGTCAGTATTGCCGTAATCGGTGCTTTTATTATTGGCGAGTACAACGAAGCAGCCATTGTCACCTGGTTATTCATGTTCGGTGAGGTTCTAGAAGACGTCACCCTGCAAAAAACGCGGTCAGCGGTCAAGCAGCTTGCCGATTTGGCCCCGCAAACAGCTACGATCATTGATAAGAATGGAATGACCCACCAGGTCGACGTCGATTTTCTGGACCCCGGTACCCATGTTTTAGTTAAGACAGGTGCCAAAGTACCTGTTGATGGGGTGGTCATAACAGGAACTGCCCTGGTGAACGAAGCTAGTATTACCGGTGAATCCCGACTGGTGGATAAACAGGTTGGCGATGAGGTGTTTGCGGGAACAATTCTGGAAGACGGGACCGTCACGGTTAAGACGACCGCCGCGGGAGAGGATACCACCTTTGGTCAAATCATTGAAATGGTGGAAACCGCTCAGGACTCACAGACGCAAACCCAGCACTTTATTGATAAGTTTGCTAAACATTACACCCCCGTTGTCCTGCTAGTGGCAATCATGGTCGGAATTCTTACCCAGGACTTCCGCCTGGCAATTACGGTGATGGTCTTGGGGTGCCCTGGGGCCCTGGTAATTGGTGTGCCAGCCTCTACAGTTGCCGGAATCGGCAATGGTGCGCGACGGGGTATCTTATTTAAGGGTGCTGATGTAATGGACCGTTTACGCCATGTCGATACGGTGGCCTTTGATAAGACTGGAACTTTGACTGAGGGCGAGCCGGCGGTCAAGACATTCCTGGTGCTAAAAGGTGATCGGCAAGCAATTATCAATAAATCCGTTGCCATCGAGCGGCAATCAGACCACCCCCTAGCTAAGGCGATTAGTGCCTACCACCCGCAGAAAGATTTGCATCCAACTGCTATTCAGACGATTAAAGGCCAGGGTGTCCGGGCGACAATCGCGGGTCGTGAATACTTGTTGGGGAATCAGCAACTTGTTAGTGAAGTAGTTGCTAAGGGTAGCCATCTTGACCGTGAGATAGGGCGTTTGACCAAGGCAGGGGCTTCACTAGTGATTTTTGCTAGTGCAGACCAGGCTGAGCTTGCCATTTGGGGAATTAAGGACCAGCTTCGTCCCCGAGCGGCGGGGGCCCTCCAGCAGTTAAAACAATTAGGGGCCCAACGGTTAATAATGCTGACCGGGGATAATGATAAAACGGCACGTGAGATTGCTGCAGCACTACCCATTGACGAAATTCATGCCGGGATGCTGCCTGCAGATAAGGCCACCTTTATTAAAGGTGAACGTGCGCGGGGACACAAAGTTGCCTTTGTTGGTGACGGAATTAATGATAGCCCCGCCCTTGCCGTCGCTGATGTAGCCGTTGCAATGGGCTCGGGAACGGATGTAGCAATGGATGCTTCTGACCTGGTCCTCGTGAGGTCAGACCCTGCCAGCCTCGTCGGTGGTTTCCGGTTAGCTAAACAGACGGTGAAGAATATGAATGAGAACATCACCATCGCACTATTAACCGTTTTACTATTGTTCATCGGACTTTTTGCGGGTTATGTAGAGATGGCGTCGGGGATGCTGATTCACGAACTCAGTATCATGGTGGTGATCATCAATAGCATGCGGCTCATTAAATATTCACCTAAAAACTGATAGAGATCAATTTCTTGTGAGGAAAAGCAAAGTAGAATGAGCACTGTAAGGAAGTGTTAGAGATGGAAAAGGTAATGATGAAACTCGGCGGATTGACTTGCCCATCGTGCTTAACCAAGATTCAGAAAAGCGTTGAGGCGGTCAATGGTACCGCGGACGTAAAGGTACTCTTTAACGCGGGGAAGGTTAAGTTTAATCTTGACGTGACTGTTACCGCACCCAACGTTGTGCAGCAAAAGATTGAAAAAATGGGTTACACAGTTCAAGGAATCAAGACTAGGGAGGCCTAGTATGACAAGTGCAGAACAATACGAACAAGAACTGAAGCAGAGTGAGATTGACCACCACACCCCGACCGCTGGGGCAATGACCGGTCACGTTATTGCTAACCTGTTGATCCATTCACTAAAAATCAGTCAGGCTAAGTTATACGCTCAGGGACCGGCCGCCTTGTTTATGGCCCAGTACGGGGACCGGTGGATTGCCCACGAACAGGTCATGTTTGCGACACTTAACCGCTTGTTAGTTAACAATGGTGAAAGTATTCCCACGACAACGGACCAACTTGAGCAGTTCACGATGCTCGAAGAGAATGGCGCTAATAAATATGAGGCAGGTAATGACCAGTTATTTGACCTTATCAAAGACTTTGATACTCAGACATTGTTTATTACTAAGGCAATTAATCTAGGTCGGCAGTCAGATTGGCCGGAACTAGTGGATATTTTAACGGGCTTGTTGACATGGATTAAGGACCAAATTGCCCTTGCCCAGCGTTTCTTAGGACACGACCTAAAAACAGGGTTGTATACTGAAGAAGATGACGATGACTTTTAATAATTAGCCAGTGGGGGTAGATTTTAATGGCCGAAGAACTATGTGTACGGCTGGTAACGTTGTTTAACCAATTGAATGTTAAAAACCAACGGCAGGTCGAACAGCTGGTTCACCACGAACATGTTACCCGGGGAACGATTATTGTCAGTCCAGCGACTAGTAACCGTTTGGTGATTATTAGGCGCGGACGTGCCCGTATGTACCAACTGAGTATCAATGGTGAAGAACAGGTCCAGCGAATCCTGACCACTGGTGATTACGTCGGTGAAACCTGGCTGCTGGGGGTTGCCAATACCAGTAGTTACGTTGACGTAATGACTGATAGTGAAATTTGCGTGTTATACCGGGCAGACTTTATTCGCTTGATTCAAGATTACCAAGACATCGCCCTAAAACTTTTGACCGGTCAGGCAATGCTGATCAACAACCTACGTTGGCAAACCCAGTTGCTAAGAATACCGAATATTAATGAACGGTTGAACACTTACCTTAGGTGGTTAGCTGCTAAGCAGGGAAGTTCGACGGTTACCCTCCCTCTGAAGTTAAAGGACCTTTCCTCTTATTTAGGGACGACTCCTGAAACCTTATCTCGTAAACTGACTCAATTACAAAAAGATGGGGTGATTAACCGTCACTTACGGCAAATAAAAATCTTGAAAGAAACCTACTGAGCAGATTCCTTTATTTCTTACTAAAAGTGCATAAAATTAAAATTATTAAATATGGTTAAGGAGGGAATGGATGATGAAAAATCTAGTCGTTACGGATGAAGCACTGGAGCGGATTAAGCGGCACCTTCGTCCCGATAAGCAGATTGTGTTGGACTTTGATGATGGGGTCGGGCCGTTTTCGGCAATCGGTAACTGTAACCTCGAGGCAAACTACCGGCTGATTTTTGTTAATAAGGACGTTGACTTGCCGGACTTTGACGAAAAAGTCAGTTCCAATATTGGCGATATTCACATTAAGAGCGAGCTGTATGCAAATATTCAGTTTGAAGACCAAATGGAAATTCGCTTTGACCCGAAACACTTCACCATGCCATTGGTTAGCCCAACCAAGATCCTGACTGACAACATTGAAGTGGTTGATATCGATGAACCACTGCAAAAGGAGTACAGTGGAACCCACGATTGCTAGGTCAGGCTAGGCAGTTGAATAATGAAAAGAAACTGGGAAAGCATTAAAGCGCGCCTTTGGCTAGTGTAGGAGGTATAAACA contains these protein-coding regions:
- a CDS encoding Crp/Fnr family transcriptional regulator yields the protein MAEELCVRLVTLFNQLNVKNQRQVEQLVHHEHVTRGTIIVSPATSNRLVIIRRGRARMYQLSINGEEQVQRILTTGDYVGETWLLGVANTSSYVDVMTDSEICVLYRADFIRLIQDYQDIALKLLTGQAMLINNLRWQTQLLRIPNINERLNTYLRWLAAKQGSSTVTLPLKLKDLSSYLGTTPETLSRKLTQLQKDGVINRHLRQIKILKETY
- a CDS encoding heavy metal translocating P-type ATPase translates to MVKIQLFFTRQRRVIVVLITALLVLAEVVRWSGQLAVAYQITMAVAGVIGLLPILLTAISSLQVRLISIDVLVSIAVIGAFIIGEYNEAAIVTWLFMFGEVLEDVTLQKTRSAVKQLADLAPQTATIIDKNGMTHQVDVDFLDPGTHVLVKTGAKVPVDGVVITGTALVNEASITGESRLVDKQVGDEVFAGTILEDGTVTVKTTAAGEDTTFGQIIEMVETAQDSQTQTQHFIDKFAKHYTPVVLLVAIMVGILTQDFRLAITVMVLGCPGALVIGVPASTVAGIGNGARRGILFKGADVMDRLRHVDTVAFDKTGTLTEGEPAVKTFLVLKGDRQAIINKSVAIERQSDHPLAKAISAYHPQKDLHPTAIQTIKGQGVRATIAGREYLLGNQQLVSEVVAKGSHLDREIGRLTKAGASLVIFASADQAELAIWGIKDQLRPRAAGALQQLKQLGAQRLIMLTGDNDKTAREIAAALPIDEIHAGMLPADKATFIKGERARGHKVAFVGDGINDSPALAVADVAVAMGSGTDVAMDASDLVLVRSDPASLVGGFRLAKQTVKNMNENITIALLTVLLLFIGLFAGYVEMASGMLIHELSIMVVIINSMRLIKYSPKN
- a CDS encoding heavy-metal-associated domain-containing protein, coding for MEKVMMKLGGLTCPSCLTKIQKSVEAVNGTADVKVLFNAGKVKFNLDVTVTAPNVVQQKIEKMGYTVQGIKTREA
- a CDS encoding iron-sulfur cluster biosynthesis family protein, yielding MMKNLVVTDEALERIKRHLRPDKQIVLDFDDGVGPFSAIGNCNLEANYRLIFVNKDVDLPDFDEKVSSNIGDIHIKSELYANIQFEDQMEIRFDPKHFTMPLVSPTKILTDNIEVVDIDEPLQKEYSGTHDC
- a CDS encoding transposase, whose product is MNIIRQKNTENELHNIVHQFTSLIGLSKLTKLVNYRRNSEISLMKVIEWLLTTKFLGRSLYRAHETPNFTSRTVRNNLNDGRINWQRLICQVGSHLIKHLRPFIDRRRRLALIIDDTLFSREYATQTELLARVFDHDKQLYIKGYRALTLGWSDANTFLPINFALMSSKKPQNVLGKSAKTTDQRTIAGRRRRQAQQKMNLVSLQLVKQALANGVLADYVLFDSWYSSPKMFYELTKLGLNGVGMLKRSSKIYYQYRGRQYSVKALYKRLQASKYQPKQAYQYSCFVEAHVGNQKFKLRLVFVANRARQDDYLVLATTQLGLQPQAIIQLYARRWQIENYFKVAKQYLRLDKSQVQNYDGLCGHLAIVMMTYDLLAWQERQNQDDRTIGDLFFIMNEAMPDIELSQALVWLLNSLKTIINHEVYARRAQIIQMMNQFFTFLPKRLVSLLTAS
- a CDS encoding DNA-binding protein, which encodes MTSAEQYEQELKQSEIDHHTPTAGAMTGHVIANLLIHSLKISQAKLYAQGPAALFMAQYGDRWIAHEQVMFATLNRLLVNNGESIPTTTDQLEQFTMLEENGANKYEAGNDQLFDLIKDFDTQTLFITKAINLGRQSDWPELVDILTGLLTWIKDQIALAQRFLGHDLKTGLYTEEDDDDF